TTTGACTGTGCGGTAATGGGTAAAGGCAGGCTTACTGTACAGTTACTATCGCCCACACAAAAAATGGTATTGGGTGAATATGCCCTGTCTTCCATACCATTTACGCACATACAGTGTAGCATACCTCATCTATTTGCTGGCGCAAAGCTTGTTATGGAATTTCAATCGTACACAAACAATCCCGCATATTGTTTTATTGCCAATGCTTTTGTGAAGCATAAAGATAACGACTTTAAAAAACCAAATGTGGTGTTTATCTCGGTTGATGCTTTACGTGCCGATGCAGTACACTGTATTGTACCCAAATACAACATCACTCCGAATATGGATGCACTGGCACGTGATGGTGCTGCGTTTACCAGACACTTTGTGGTTGCAAACTGGACGCGTCCTTCAACCATTGCTATGCTTTCTTCGGTGTATGGCTGGGCAACGGGTGTTAATATTTATTACTTTCAGGTATCACAGCAGGAAAAGAAATATTTTTATACGCAAAGCGGTGTGGTGCCACTGCCGGTACTTTTTGGTAAGCACGGATATGTTACGCGTTCTATTGGCAACAACGCATTTATTCTGGATCATTCAGGCATTGGCGTTGACTTAGGATTTGATGATATGTCCGAGTACGAGCGTCAGTGGGAAGATACTATGGATATTGCCAATGAGGTAATTCAATGGGTAACTACCAATAAAGATAAGCCATTCTTCCTTTTCGTTAATTTCAATGCTCCGCACAATGCCTATATTCCACCCCCGCAGTATTTAGAGCTACTTAGGAAATCAATCAAGAATGTGCATCCATGGTTCAGGCGATATTTAGGGGAAGTGGCTTACACTGATGATTATATTGGCAGAGTGGTGTCAGCGTTGAAGAAGCTAAACCTGTATAACAACACCATTATCGTAGTAACCACCGATCATGGTGAGGTGTTTAACAGCAAACATGAACATTCCCCATACACTGACAAAAAGTCAATTTTTACGCATGGGCAGACAATGTATGACGAAGAATTACATGTGCCATTAATCATCAAGCTGCCAAAAAATATCTTCAAAGGTTCTGCGATAGTACCGTATCAGGTGCGCAATATTGATATAGCGCCAACGGTGTGTGAATTAAGCGGTATACCTGTACCCGATAGTTATCAAGGAAAAACTCTCATGAGTTTCATTGCAGGAAATGAGATGCAGGATAGGTCTTTATACAGTGAAGGTAGGTTGATGTATGCTGTAAGGATTGATAACTTCAAGTATGTTGAAAAATTTTACGGATTTGGGGTTAAACCGCATCACTGGGGTGGGGCTCAGGTTGATGAGTATTATGAATTATACAATTTGAACCAGGATCCTGATGAGCTACATAATATTGTGGCTGTTGATACAAAAAAAGCATTTGAAATGCAGCAGCAATTGTATGCACTGCGGTTCAAGCAGCCTGAGAATATTCTGTATGCTAAAAGGGATGTAAAGGGCAGCATCAGTGTCCGTGAAGGATTTTTTTATACAGTGGAGTCCAGTGGACAGGTGAAAAAAATTTCAAGGCAACAGTATGCATTCACCCTTAAGAAGGGGGAAAGCATTATTTTTTCTACTATTCCAGCACGCACTGCCTGTTATATCCAGACTGATGGCAGAGCAGTGCTATGGGGATACAGTGGCACTGCTCTTCCTGAAACTAGCGGAATGTATGTCTTTGATACAACCCAGCCTCTGTTACAGAAAATGCCTGATGATGCAGCTTTACGTCTATTCCCTGATGAACTCATTGTGTGGAGTAAACCACAGAAAGGTGGCATACAGAAGGTTTCCGAAAATGTAGCCATTTCAGATGAAATGAACACGCTGCTCAAACAGTGGGGATATATTCAAAACGGTGGTGCGCGCTAAGTTTACCGTACTATATCCTGTATCCATTCTACTGTTTGCCCTAATATAGTTATGCAATCAAATCGCAGTGTGTAGTGTTTACTATTGTATTGTGAATTTTGAATCAGGAAATAGGTAGCCACTGCGCGTAGAGCTTTTTTCTTTTTATGGGTGATAGCGTATGATGGATTACCATATGCTAATGTATGGCGGGTTTTAACCTCAAAGAACACAAGCAATGTATCCTTTATGCCAATGATGTCAATTTCACCATAACGTCCGTAGCGGAAATTCTGTTCAATAACGGTAAATCCCTGTTTCTCTATAAAATCTTTTGCAAGGGTTTCTCCCTCAGTGCCAAATTGGTGGTTATTCATTGGAGTACTCCGCTATATAGTGAGTTTATGTATCAGACTATAGTACTTCAAAAAGATTTACGCCAATTTCGGCTTCATCAAGTGCCCGTATTATATACAGAGCTTTTTCTTCAAGAAGGTTAACGATAATGGTATCGGTAAAACGTTTTTTATTTGAATCAATAATAAGCTTAACAATAGGGCGCAAAGGCTTTTGCGGAATAGAACCAATAACAATTCCTACAGTACCATTGTTAAGCTCAACTATTGAACCAATAGGATATACTGACATCCTTGACAGGAATATACGCAGTATAACCGGGTCAAATTTATTGATTCCACTTGAGAGCAAATTCTTCATTGCCTGATAGAAGAATATCCGTTTACGGTATGCCCTGTTTGCTATCTGAGCTTCGTATGAGTCAGCTATGGCTGCAATACGGGCATATTCATCAATTTGTGTGCCTTTTAGTCCCCGTGGATAGCCTTTGCCATCATATTGTTCATGGTGTTGCAGGCATACAAGGGCACTTTTTTCAGGGATTTTGCCAAGTTGCCGTAGTGCTTTATACCCATGTAAGGGATGCGTCTTTATTTGATTAAACTCATGTTCCGTCAGGTTGGATTGCTTATGCATGATGTATGCGGGTAATTTAATCATACCGGCATCTATAAGCATGGTACCAATTCCCAGTTCACGCAGTTTTAAGGGCGTATATTTCAAAGCCATGCCTATAAGCAGGGAGTAAAATGTGACGTTAACAGAATGAACAACTAAATAATTTTTGCCTTCTTCCAATCCATACAAAAATAAAAAGATATTAGGATAATTCTTCATGATTTCCATTATTTTTGTTAAGGAAACATCAATTTCATCAATAGAAAACTGTTGATCAGCTTTTATGGCATTGTGGACATTTGCAATCGCTTTACATGCATCTTTATGTATTTCTATCAAAGGAACCCGTTGGGTAAGAAGCTTATTATAATCATCAATGATCTTCTTTGCTTCATCGCTTTCAGTCATGGTGGCACGGGCAGTAAAAGCCTTGATTTCTTGATCGGTTGAAACTAAAGTTCCCGCAGTTTCAACCTCACTGACTCCCCACCGCATAAGTTTTTTAATATCATCAAGCTTGATGGACACATTGGCAGCAACAAGCATATTGTTACTGTCTATATACACCGGTTTATCAAACCGCATCCCGGGTTTTAATTCATCAACTGGTATTTTTCGCATTTCAGCCATAGTTGTCAAATTTTTATGTTTGCCCCTTATTCACATATTGTTTATGCACTTTATACAGTAAAAAGTGCACTATTTCAATTCAATTTTTTTCTAAAATCGCTGTTTATGCGATAGCAATATGCCAGTACTACTGCAACAGCTTTGTAAAGGCTTTCAGGTATATATGAACCGGCTTCCAGGGATGAAAGTACTGCTGCTAAATCTTTGTCCTGATAAATAGGTATATTATACTCTTGTGCTTTGTCAAGAATACTTTTTGCAAGTTTTCCTTTCCCTTTAGCAATGACTTTGGGAATGTGTTCTTCTACTGAGTACTGCAGTGCTACCGCAATGTCTTCCATTATGGACTTACCTATACCGAAAAATCAATACTATATTGTATATACATATTATTAATTAATGCAATAATTTTTTCTTCCCAATCGCTTCGCTGTATACAATGACAGGCTGCCTTTTTGCCGGTTTGTTCATGTATACTGCGTGCTATAATAGGGCATTGCTGATGTAACTGGTTGAAGGCAACTTCATTAAAACAGTATATGGTAGCAGCTATTGCATCCTTTTGGGTTATCATAATATTCAATTTTCCTAAATGTGAAAATGTCACATCAATACATACATAATTATCATCGGAAAGAACATACGCATCACTGAATGAATTGCCATCATACAATGGCACTGTAAACAAATTTCCGGAACTATCGCTCAGGTATTGAATAAGGCTTTCAATATCATCTTTTGACATCATTGACATAAGGCTTTCAATTTCTTCATCGTGAAGCTCAAAATCTCGTAATGAGCTATCACCAATATTTTGTAATATATGCATAGTTAAACTTATACCAGTGTCTTTAGATAAAGTGTAACAAAATTTTTGCAAAAGCTTTTCCGGTACACCTTTTTGCAACAAACGTTGCAAAAGCGGAGCAATCACTGTAAATGTATATTCGCGATTACCATGTGTATCAAACAGTGCCTTGTGTAGTGAAAATACCGTCAGCGAATCTGCCATATTCAGGTTTTTCATAAATAAAGCATAGTTTGAAGGTGTTGCACACAGTATATCAGTTTTACCTAAAGCTTTAGGTTCAACCAGTGAAAAGATAAAACGGTTACCTGCT
The sequence above is drawn from the Spirochaetota bacterium genome and encodes:
- a CDS encoding sulfatase → MKRYSIVYSISIIVLCAACGSKPVFTNLMHTDVAIDYDVALLKNLYSKNVYVDPWLQKPYIVKVTHDIDKVKKWSKATRSLVIAATEQNPGKVLFPLHHSGKLFFDCAVMGKGRLTVQLLSPTQKMVLGEYALSSIPFTHIQCSIPHLFAGAKLVMEFQSYTNNPAYCFIANAFVKHKDNDFKKPNVVFISVDALRADAVHCIVPKYNITPNMDALARDGAAFTRHFVVANWTRPSTIAMLSSVYGWATGVNIYYFQVSQQEKKYFYTQSGVVPLPVLFGKHGYVTRSIGNNAFILDHSGIGVDLGFDDMSEYERQWEDTMDIANEVIQWVTTNKDKPFFLFVNFNAPHNAYIPPPQYLELLRKSIKNVHPWFRRYLGEVAYTDDYIGRVVSALKKLNLYNNTIIVVTTDHGEVFNSKHEHSPYTDKKSIFTHGQTMYDEELHVPLIIKLPKNIFKGSAIVPYQVRNIDIAPTVCELSGIPVPDSYQGKTLMSFIAGNEMQDRSLYSEGRLMYAVRIDNFKYVEKFYGFGVKPHHWGGAQVDEYYELYNLNQDPDELHNIVAVDTKKAFEMQQQLYALRFKQPENILYAKRDVKGSISVREGFFYTVESSGQVKKISRQQYAFTLKKGESIIFSTIPARTACYIQTDGRAVLWGYSGTALPETSGMYVFDTTQPLLQKMPDDAALRLFPDELIVWSKPQKGGIQKVSENVAISDEMNTLLKQWGYIQNGGAR
- a CDS encoding YraN family protein — translated: MNNHQFGTEGETLAKDFIEKQGFTVIEQNFRYGRYGEIDIIGIKDTLLVFFEVKTRHTLAYGNPSYAITHKKKKALRAVATYFLIQNSQYNSKHYTLRFDCITILGQTVEWIQDIVR
- a CDS encoding HD-GYP domain-containing protein, which encodes MAEMRKIPVDELKPGMRFDKPVYIDSNNMLVAANVSIKLDDIKKLMRWGVSEVETAGTLVSTDQEIKAFTARATMTESDEAKKIIDDYNKLLTQRVPLIEIHKDACKAIANVHNAIKADQQFSIDEIDVSLTKIMEIMKNYPNIFLFLYGLEEGKNYLVVHSVNVTFYSLLIGMALKYTPLKLRELGIGTMLIDAGMIKLPAYIMHKQSNLTEHEFNQIKTHPLHGYKALRQLGKIPEKSALVCLQHHEQYDGKGYPRGLKGTQIDEYARIAAIADSYEAQIANRAYRKRIFFYQAMKNLLSSGINKFDPVILRIFLSRMSVYPIGSIVELNNGTVGIVIGSIPQKPLRPIVKLIIDSNKKRFTDTIIVNLLEEKALYIIRALDEAEIGVNLFEVL
- a CDS encoding EscU/YscU/HrcU family type III secretion system export apparatus switch protein, which gives rise to MEDIAVALQYSVEEHIPKVIAKGKGKLAKSILDKAQEYNIPIYQDKDLAAVLSSLEAGSYIPESLYKAVAVVLAYCYRINSDFRKKLN